In Bacteroidales bacterium, the following are encoded in one genomic region:
- a CDS encoding efflux RND transporter periplasmic adaptor subunit, whose product MSKKRSALIVLLLVFIFLAFYLVYRFLIPSSISPGQYKTSIVDYGPVFTSVPASGIVNPKNEVLLLSPSASIISKIYLAPGSHVSKGDMIMALDTKNIQQEIESLKDQLGIMENDLQKNRLNARSVRVDLDYNVEVKNLKITSLKTEIADQEQLLKVGGISPALFEQTKQELVLAEKDLKTTQEKNSIRLKQLEADENGLLLQIEMRRKDLQTKLDLLQQMNIKASSTGILLSISGNEGEKVEKDKLLVRMSDLSNYKIRCSVDNKFVDDLKTGGEVFAIVENARLKGKIGSVSPVLTDKKINFDVFLDYSNFKKLIPNMEVDLMIVTHQKDSVLRIEKGPAFNKNKQQDVYVVRGNKAIKTRVETGLTGSDYIEVLSGLKPGDRVIISDVAPFRHRKEIDFNEL is encoded by the coding sequence ATGAGCAAAAAAAGATCAGCATTGATTGTCCTTCTTCTTGTTTTTATCTTTCTCGCTTTTTATCTCGTTTACCGGTTTCTGATCCCTTCGTCGATTTCTCCGGGTCAATATAAAACATCAATTGTAGATTATGGTCCTGTCTTCACTTCCGTACCTGCTTCAGGAATCGTTAATCCGAAAAATGAGGTATTGTTGCTGAGTCCTTCGGCAAGCATCATTTCGAAGATTTACCTTGCTCCGGGCAGCCATGTTTCAAAGGGAGATATGATCATGGCACTGGATACCAAAAACATTCAGCAGGAGATCGAATCGCTGAAAGATCAGCTGGGGATTATGGAAAACGACCTGCAGAAGAACAGGCTGAATGCCCGAAGCGTAAGGGTAGATCTGGATTACAATGTGGAAGTGAAAAACCTGAAGATCACTTCGCTCAAAACAGAGATAGCCGACCAGGAGCAACTGTTGAAAGTGGGAGGAATTTCGCCTGCCTTATTCGAGCAAACCAAACAGGAACTGGTGCTGGCAGAAAAAGACCTGAAAACAACACAGGAAAAGAATTCGATTCGTTTGAAACAGCTTGAAGCGGATGAAAACGGGCTTCTGCTGCAGATCGAAATGCGGCGTAAGGATTTGCAGACAAAGCTTGACCTGCTTCAACAGATGAATATTAAAGCTTCTTCAACCGGCATCCTGTTAAGCATAAGTGGTAATGAAGGCGAAAAGGTGGAGAAGGATAAGTTGCTTGTAAGAATGTCCGACCTTTCGAATTATAAAATCAGGTGCTCCGTTGATAATAAATTTGTTGATGACTTGAAAACAGGGGGCGAAGTTTTCGCCATTGTTGAAAATGCCCGGCTGAAGGGTAAAATTGGCAGCGTATCACCTGTATTGACCGATAAGAAAATAAATTTCGATGTATTTCTCGATTACAGCAATTTCAAAAAACTGATACCCAACATGGAAGTTGACCTGATGATTGTAACCCATCAGAAAGACAGCGTGCTGCGGATTGAGAAAGGACCGGCATTCAATAAAAACAAGCAACAGGACGTTTATGTGGTAAGGGGCAATAAGGCCATTAAAACCCGCGTTGAAACGGGTCTGACAGGAAGCGATTACATTGAGGTCCTTTCAGGCCTTAAACCCGGAGATCGCGTCATCATATCTGATGTAGCACCCTTCAGGCACAGAAAAGAAATTGATTTTAACGAGCTGTAA
- a CDS encoding copper homeostasis protein CutC, which translates to MNTSHSISIIKEACVEGFIQAYGAEKAGAGRIELCENLAVGGTTPSIGTIKMCKKYMRIPIVAMIRPRGGDFVYSPREIENMSYDIEAFRDAGVDGIAIGILNSKNEVDLNTLSELLKKAGDMQVTFHKAIDVTADIESEFTKLCCSGLITRVLTSGGAETAAEGAGTLKKLVEIAREKVAVVVAGKVTFENINELSRIIPAREFHGKKIVGDLV; encoded by the coding sequence ATGAATACATCCCATTCCATTTCGATAATAAAGGAAGCATGTGTTGAAGGATTCATCCAGGCATACGGGGCAGAAAAAGCAGGGGCCGGACGGATCGAATTATGTGAAAACCTTGCGGTTGGCGGAACAACTCCGTCGATAGGAACAATAAAAATGTGTAAAAAATACATGCGCATTCCCATTGTAGCCATGATCAGACCCAGGGGCGGCGATTTTGTATATAGTCCCAGGGAAATTGAAAACATGTCCTATGATATTGAAGCCTTCCGTGACGCCGGTGTCGACGGCATAGCCATAGGAATTCTCAATTCAAAGAATGAAGTGGATCTGAATACCCTGTCGGAATTACTTAAAAAGGCCGGCGATATGCAGGTAACTTTTCATAAAGCCATTGATGTAACCGCTGATATTGAAAGTGAATTTACCAAATTATGTTGTTCAGGACTGATCACCAGAGTGCTCACCTCAGGAGGCGCTGAAACGGCGGCCGAAGGAGCCGGCACATTAAAAAAGCTCGTGGAGATAGCCCGTGAAAAGGTTGCTGTAGTGGTAGCCGGAAAAGTTACTTTTGAGAATATCAATGAACTAAGCAGGATTATTCCCGCCCGGGAATTCCATGGAAAGAAAATAGTAGGCGATTTGGTATAG
- a CDS encoding folylpolyglutamate synthase/dihydrofolate synthase family protein has product MKRKFTPAGTMNHGYTVKNGDLMNYDSTLSYIMNQLPMYQRIGKLAYRTGLDNTLMLDEYFGHPHRKFRTIHIAGTNGKGSVSHMLASILQEAGMRVGLYTSPHLVDFRERIRVNGKMITKHFVAEFISNHKSYFETFDPSFFEISVFMAFEYFLQNHVDVAVIEVGLGGRLDATNIIQPLVSIITNIGKDHTEILGDTLEKIAAEKAGIIKKHTPVVIGETQPETIPVFSGFSERLEAPMVVADQTYGIDYSMRTTDGYQVFNIHHNGDVIYPNLKSALMGHYQRKNTVTVLTAIDQISRELPVSKEHVYAGIRNVVKNTGLSGRWQIISANPLVICDTAHNTEGIRVVMQQVKETPYKKLHLLLGFVNDKDILGILNYLPVGAEYYFTRLSVPRTMNETDLAKLAEKSGLIGKSFSTVKEAFEKAKQEAGRDDLVMITGSNFLVADFLEYFGKLTTLGEID; this is encoded by the coding sequence GTGAAAAGAAAATTCACCCCGGCCGGTACAATGAATCACGGATACACAGTGAAAAATGGTGACCTGATGAATTACGACAGCACGCTTTCTTATATAATGAACCAGCTTCCGATGTACCAGCGTATCGGGAAGCTAGCTTACCGGACAGGATTGGATAACACGCTGATGCTCGATGAATACTTCGGTCATCCGCACAGGAAGTTCAGGACCATTCATATTGCAGGCACCAACGGAAAGGGATCCGTTTCTCATATGCTCGCTTCGATTCTGCAGGAAGCAGGGATGAGGGTCGGATTATATACATCGCCCCACCTGGTTGATTTCAGGGAAAGGATCCGGGTGAACGGTAAAATGATCACAAAACACTTTGTTGCCGAATTTATTTCAAACCACAAGTCGTATTTTGAAACGTTCGATCCGTCTTTTTTTGAGATTTCGGTGTTCATGGCTTTTGAATATTTTCTGCAGAATCACGTGGATGTGGCTGTAATTGAAGTTGGACTCGGGGGAAGACTTGATGCCACCAACATCATACAACCCCTGGTTTCAATAATTACCAATATCGGAAAGGATCATACTGAAATCCTTGGCGATACGCTGGAGAAAATAGCAGCCGAAAAAGCAGGAATCATTAAGAAACACACACCGGTTGTGATCGGGGAAACACAGCCCGAGACAATTCCGGTATTCAGCGGTTTTTCTGAAAGACTTGAGGCGCCTATGGTGGTGGCCGACCAGACCTATGGTATCGATTACAGTATGCGTACAACCGACGGCTACCAGGTATTCAATATACACCACAATGGTGATGTAATTTACCCAAACCTCAAGTCCGCGCTCATGGGTCATTACCAGCGGAAAAACACGGTAACCGTGCTTACGGCGATAGATCAGATCAGCAGGGAACTTCCGGTTTCAAAAGAACATGTATATGCGGGTATCCGCAATGTGGTAAAAAACACAGGCCTGTCCGGAAGATGGCAGATCATTTCGGCGAATCCCCTGGTGATCTGTGATACGGCACACAACACCGAAGGCATCAGGGTTGTGATGCAGCAAGTGAAAGAAACACCATACAAAAAACTCCACCTGTTGCTGGGCTTTGTGAATGATAAGGATATTCTGGGTATTCTGAATTATTTACCCGTTGGAGCCGAGTATTATTTTACCCGGTTATCCGTTCCCAGGACTATGAATGAAACAGATCTGGCGAAGCTTGCAGAAAAATCAGGTCTAATAGGAAAAAGTTTTAGCACGGTAAAAGAAGCCTTTGAAAAGGCGAAACAGGAGGCCGGTCGCGATGACCTGGTAATGATTACGGGAAGCAATTTCCTTGTAGCCGATTTCCTTGAATATTTTGGTAAACTTACCACATTGGGTGAAATCGATTAA
- a CDS encoding nitroreductase family protein: protein MDALEAILTRRSIRKYTSEPVTDDQVNKLLECAMYAPSAVNKQPWHFIVFRDRGVIDNIIQVHPNASMLSNASVAILVCWDENLQHDTGYGPVDCSAATQNILLAAHAMGLGAVWVGIYPRQQRMEAIQKIFELPAHIKGFSIISVGYPGEKKIHPGRYNESRIHSEKW, encoded by the coding sequence ATGGATGCACTGGAAGCCATTCTCACACGCCGCAGTATCCGAAAATACACATCAGAACCGGTAACGGACGACCAGGTGAATAAGCTCCTGGAATGCGCGATGTATGCACCTTCAGCCGTAAATAAACAACCCTGGCATTTTATTGTTTTTCGCGACCGTGGGGTGATTGACAACATTATACAGGTTCACCCCAATGCATCTATGTTATCAAACGCATCTGTCGCCATCCTGGTATGCTGGGACGAAAATTTGCAGCACGATACGGGCTATGGACCTGTGGATTGCTCGGCTGCCACACAGAATATTTTACTGGCTGCACATGCTATGGGACTGGGTGCCGTGTGGGTGGGGATTTACCCCAGGCAACAACGGATGGAAGCAATTCAGAAAATATTTGAACTTCCGGCACATATCAAAGGTTTTTCAATCATATCGGTCGGATATCCGGGTGAAAAGAAAATTCACCCCGGCCGGTACAATGAATCACGGATACACAGTGAAAAATGGTGA
- a CDS encoding PhoH family protein, with protein MALKKKKVFVLDTNVLLHDYKCIYNFQENNVIIPITVLEELDKFKKGNDIINYHAREFTRELDKLSGDNLFNGGVALGKGLGKLSIETGKPFSTAVQMSFPENTPDHRILAIAEHVYRNNPDKCVVFISKDINLRMKAKSIGIMAQDYENDKVRNIDEIYRSVSTMDNLDDQLIMKMYESTEGIPVNDFKLPVVPTANQYFIFKGNSSSALAHFNPKTGLMNRVVKQKTYGIEPRNAEQTFALDALLNEEIQLVSLTGKAGTGKTLLALAAALQQRQEYTQIFLARPIVPLANRDIGFLPGDIKEKIGPYMLPLFDNLDVIKNKFAQTSKEFQKIEEMLKTEKLIITPLAYIRGRSLSRIFFIVDEAQNLTPHEIKTIITRAGEGTKMVFTGDIEQIDSPYLDEKSNGLSYLTDKLLGQELFAHVNLVKGERSYLAELASHLL; from the coding sequence ATGGCTCTAAAAAAGAAAAAAGTTTTCGTTCTTGATACGAATGTGTTGTTGCATGATTACAAATGCATTTACAATTTCCAGGAAAACAATGTCATCATTCCCATTACGGTTCTTGAGGAACTCGATAAGTTCAAAAAGGGGAATGACATTATCAATTACCATGCAAGGGAGTTTACCCGTGAACTCGACAAGCTGTCGGGCGACAATCTTTTCAACGGCGGTGTTGCGCTGGGAAAGGGACTCGGAAAGCTGAGCATTGAAACCGGCAAGCCTTTTTCCACTGCCGTTCAGATGTCATTTCCTGAGAATACCCCCGATCACCGGATTTTAGCCATTGCCGAGCATGTATACAGGAATAATCCCGATAAGTGCGTGGTATTTATCAGCAAGGATATCAACCTGCGCATGAAAGCCAAATCAATAGGCATTATGGCGCAGGATTATGAGAATGACAAGGTCAGGAATATCGATGAGATTTACAGGAGTGTGAGCACAATGGACAACCTGGATGACCAGCTGATCATGAAAATGTATGAAAGCACTGAAGGGATCCCGGTTAATGATTTCAAACTTCCTGTTGTCCCCACGGCCAACCAGTATTTTATTTTTAAGGGCAACTCATCGAGCGCACTGGCTCACTTCAACCCGAAAACAGGACTGATGAACCGGGTTGTAAAGCAGAAAACGTATGGCATCGAGCCGCGCAACGCTGAACAGACGTTCGCCCTCGACGCGTTGCTTAATGAGGAAATACAGCTTGTCTCACTCACCGGTAAAGCCGGAACGGGCAAAACACTGCTTGCCCTGGCAGCGGCTTTGCAGCAACGCCAGGAATACACCCAGATCTTCCTTGCCAGGCCGATTGTCCCTCTTGCCAACCGTGATATCGGTTTTCTTCCGGGAGACATTAAAGAGAAAATTGGTCCTTACATGCTCCCGTTATTCGATAACCTGGATGTGATCAAAAACAAGTTTGCCCAGACCAGCAAGGAATTTCAGAAAATAGAGGAAATGCTGAAGACGGAGAAGCTGATTATTACACCATTGGCTTACATCAGGGGGAGAAGCCTTTCAAGGATCTTCTTCATCGTCGACGAAGCACAGAACCTTACCCCCCATGAGATAAAAACAATTATCACCCGCGCGGGAGAAGGAACAAAGATGGTTTTCACGGGTGATATCGAGCAGATCGATTCACCTTACCTGGATGAGAAATCGAACGGGCTCAGCTATCTTACAGATAAATTGCTGGGACAGGAATTATTTGCCCATGTGAACCTGGTTAAGGGTGAACGCAGTTACCTGGCCGAACTGGCAAGCCACCTGCTATAG
- a CDS encoding histidine phosphatase family protein, with the protein MKHLKVLHVVRHAKSSWDYDGTADIDRTLKSKGIRSAYEIARKLKLSNLIPERIISSPANRALHTAVIFARVFEYPLTELKVNAMLYESSASKIQDMIRSLDDDCRSVMIFGHNPDLTDLVNAFVKTPLELPTAGAVSLKFNVSAWAEIDRNKLEKSIINFPSKDE; encoded by the coding sequence ATGAAGCATTTGAAAGTGTTGCATGTTGTCAGGCATGCCAAGTCTTCCTGGGATTATGACGGAACAGCGGATATTGACCGGACGCTGAAATCGAAAGGCATACGGAGCGCATATGAGATCGCCAGGAAATTGAAGTTATCGAACCTTATACCCGAAAGAATCATTTCAAGTCCGGCCAACAGGGCTCTTCATACGGCTGTAATATTTGCCAGGGTTTTTGAATATCCCCTGACTGAGTTGAAAGTTAATGCCATGTTATACGAGTCTTCTGCTTCCAAAATCCAGGATATGATACGGTCTCTCGATGATGATTGCAGGTCGGTGATGATCTTCGGCCATAATCCCGATCTGACCGATCTGGTGAATGCTTTTGTCAAAACACCGTTGGAACTTCCCACTGCAGGAGCCGTATCGCTGAAATTCAATGTATCAGCCTGGGCTGAAATTGATCGTAACAAGCTGGAAAAATCAATAATAAATTTTCCCAGCAAAGATGAATAA
- the ppk1 gene encoding polyphosphate kinase 1, whose protein sequence is MKKTPMLIHREISWLSFNERVLQEAQSQDVPLIERIKFLGIFSNNLDEFFKVRVATIKRMIDYQQGSKKIEGEKPKKLMSMIQKKVLQLQNKFEYTFQNILTELERNGILMINELELNPLQAEFVSRYFDENVFPVLSPILLSNVEKFPYLKDKSIYLIVHLSSSEPGVKSDYALIEIPTNVLPRFIVLPSENEKKFVILLEDVIRYSLDDVFALFRFDHFESWIVKLTRDAELDMDNDISKSFLEVISKGIDSRKTGQPVRFVFDNAISRDLLEYLVKRLNLDEDNNLIPGGRYHNFKDFMRFPNIGGPELMYKKDHPLQHPFIKMHKSILDVMAVKDFLLHVPYQDFNIFVRLLQEASIDPRVTELHMTVYRVSKNSKVINALINAARNGKKVTVIIELQARFDEEANIYWSRKLEEVGAKVTFGFPGLKIHAKLLNITRREGHKHVNYACISTGNFHEGNAQVYSDLFLFTANPKITSDVKRVFDFFENSYKNFTYKHLIKSPLHLRRKMYQLIDNEIKNARAGKKAYITLKLNSLVDNEIIYKLYKANNAGVKIRLIVRGTCSLTPGIPGLSENVEAISIVDKYLEHSRVLIFCNGGNELYYITSADWMTRNLDRRVEVACPIFDKDVQREIREIIELQLKDNVKARVINAVQDNQYVSVNGDEKVRSQAETYKYYQRKLQKL, encoded by the coding sequence ATGAAGAAAACCCCTATGCTGATCCATCGTGAAATCAGCTGGCTTTCATTCAACGAAAGGGTGTTGCAGGAAGCTCAGAGTCAGGATGTACCTTTGATTGAACGGATCAAATTCCTCGGTATATTTTCGAATAACCTCGATGAGTTTTTCAAAGTCCGTGTTGCCACTATCAAAAGGATGATCGATTATCAGCAGGGCAGCAAAAAGATTGAAGGCGAAAAACCCAAGAAGCTGATGAGCATGATCCAGAAGAAAGTGCTTCAGCTTCAGAACAAGTTTGAATATACTTTTCAGAATATTCTCACCGAGCTTGAGCGGAACGGCATCCTGATGATCAATGAACTTGAGCTTAACCCGCTTCAGGCAGAATTCGTAAGCCGCTACTTTGATGAAAATGTTTTCCCGGTTCTTTCGCCCATATTGCTCAGCAATGTGGAGAAATTCCCTTATCTGAAGGACAAATCGATATACCTTATTGTTCACCTGAGCAGCAGCGAGCCCGGAGTGAAATCGGATTACGCCCTTATTGAAATTCCCACGAATGTACTTCCCCGGTTTATCGTTCTTCCGAGTGAAAATGAAAAGAAATTCGTGATCCTGCTTGAAGATGTGATCCGGTATTCGCTTGATGATGTGTTTGCCCTGTTCCGGTTTGATCACTTCGAATCGTGGATCGTGAAACTTACCCGAGATGCCGAGCTGGATATGGACAATGATATTTCGAAGAGTTTCCTTGAAGTGATTTCAAAAGGCATCGACAGCCGCAAGACCGGTCAGCCGGTACGGTTTGTTTTTGATAACGCCATATCGCGTGATTTGCTTGAATACCTTGTAAAGCGGCTGAACCTGGATGAAGACAACAACCTCATTCCCGGCGGAAGGTATCACAATTTCAAGGATTTCATGAGATTTCCCAATATCGGTGGCCCTGAGCTGATGTATAAGAAGGATCATCCGCTTCAGCATCCGTTTATCAAAATGCACAAAAGCATCCTGGATGTGATGGCTGTTAAGGACTTTCTACTTCATGTTCCTTACCAGGATTTCAACATCTTTGTGAGGCTTTTGCAGGAAGCATCCATTGATCCAAGGGTTACCGAACTGCATATGACGGTTTACAGGGTATCAAAGAATTCGAAAGTCATTAACGCCCTGATTAACGCGGCGCGCAATGGTAAAAAAGTAACCGTTATAATCGAATTGCAGGCACGCTTTGACGAGGAGGCCAATATTTACTGGTCGCGCAAACTCGAGGAGGTAGGAGCCAAAGTAACATTCGGTTTCCCGGGATTGAAAATCCATGCCAAATTACTCAACATCACCCGTCGTGAGGGCCATAAGCATGTCAATTACGCCTGTATAAGCACGGGGAATTTCCATGAGGGAAATGCCCAGGTATATTCCGATCTTTTCCTGTTCACAGCCAATCCGAAAATCACTTCGGATGTGAAAAGGGTATTTGATTTCTTTGAAAATTCATATAAGAACTTTACCTATAAGCACCTTATCAAATCGCCGTTGCACCTGCGCCGCAAGATGTACCAGCTTATTGATAATGAAATAAAGAACGCCAGGGCAGGGAAAAAAGCCTATATTACTCTTAAGCTGAACAGCCTTGTGGATAATGAAATCATTTACAAACTGTATAAGGCTAACAACGCCGGTGTAAAAATCAGGCTTATCGTCAGGGGCACATGCTCGCTGACACCCGGAATTCCGGGACTCAGCGAAAACGTAGAGGCTATAAGCATCGTTGATAAATACCTTGAGCATTCACGGGTGTTAATATTCTGTAACGGGGGAAATGAATTGTATTACATCACTTCGGCGGACTGGATGACAAGGAACCTCGACAGACGCGTTGAAGTCGCCTGTCCTATATTTGACAAGGATGTGCAGCGTGAAATACGCGAAATTATTGAATTACAGCTCAAAGATAATGTCAAGGCCCGTGTCATCAATGCGGTTCAGGACAACCAGTATGTGAGCGTCAATGGTGATGAAAAAGTGAGGTCACAGGCTGAAACCTACAAGTATTACCAGCGGAAGCTGCAAAAGTTATAA
- a CDS encoding inositol monophosphatase family protein: MDYKAICEATIEIAVEAGQYIQGRLNSIPLKEVEVKGMNNFVTDVDKSAEALIISKLNLLVKDAGFIAEEGTNKTKGEHYNWIIDPLDGTTNFIHGSPPIAVSIALSEDGVPVIGVVYEIFMRETFYAWKGSKAYLNGREIHVSDNHKLKDSLIAVGFPYHDENQLKRFMNSLEYFFTHTHGVRRLGSAATDLVYVACGRYDGFFEYNLSPWDVAAGALIVQQAGGKVSDFKGGDNYVFGRQIVAGNGGNHGEFLADISRLMKE, translated from the coding sequence ATGGATTATAAAGCAATTTGTGAGGCAACCATTGAGATAGCGGTAGAAGCCGGGCAATATATTCAGGGCCGGCTGAACAGCATTCCGCTTAAGGAGGTTGAGGTTAAGGGAATGAATAATTTTGTGACTGATGTAGACAAATCAGCCGAAGCCCTGATCATTTCAAAGCTTAATCTTCTCGTTAAGGATGCCGGTTTTATTGCCGAGGAAGGAACGAATAAAACAAAGGGCGAACACTATAACTGGATCATCGATCCGCTTGACGGCACAACGAATTTCATTCACGGATCACCTCCGATAGCGGTAAGCATTGCACTTTCTGAAGACGGTGTACCTGTGATCGGCGTTGTATATGAAATTTTCATGCGGGAAACCTTTTATGCATGGAAAGGCAGCAAGGCCTACCTGAACGGAAGAGAAATCCATGTTTCAGATAATCATAAACTTAAGGATTCACTTATTGCTGTTGGTTTTCCTTATCATGATGAGAACCAGCTTAAGCGGTTTATGAATTCACTCGAATACTTTTTCACCCATACTCACGGTGTGAGAAGGCTGGGTTCGGCTGCAACCGACCTGGTATATGTGGCATGCGGACGATACGACGGATTTTTTGAATACAACCTTAGTCCCTGGGATGTGGCGGCCGGTGCGCTGATTGTTCAACAGGCGGGCGGAAAAGTAAGCGATTTCAAAGGAGGAGACAATTACGTTTTCGGAAGGCAGATTGTAGCCGGAAACGGCGGTAATCACGGCGAGTTCCTGGCTGATATTTCGCGGCTAATGAAGGAATAA
- a CDS encoding lysophospholipid acyltransferase family protein: MASILYFPLFGLAWLISLIPFRVLYLFSDLLYLIMYYIFPYRKKVVFHNLRTSFPEKSDEEITRIAKAFYRHFSDFLVEIIKVISLPQKRLDKRVVWKNTELFEELAAKKKSIALVSPHYGNWEMQNNVPDKMPHHRCMIIYRPLKSKLTGRISAYTREKFGAIMIPMENIFREAMKTKAEGKLFSIWFLADQRPPRNSRFWTIFLNHETAFFEGVEKMSRKLELAVVFMNIIKTGRGRYEVHLEKLFDNAAATAENEVTLTCVSKIEEMIKKAPEYWLWSHKRFKHSRPEGTNLVAR, translated from the coding sequence ATGGCATCAATTCTCTATTTTCCGCTGTTTGGCCTTGCATGGCTCATATCACTTATTCCTTTCAGGGTTTTATACCTGTTTTCCGATTTGCTTTACCTCATCATGTATTATATATTCCCTTACCGGAAAAAAGTGGTGTTTCATAATCTCAGGACGTCATTCCCTGAGAAGTCCGATGAAGAGATAACCCGCATAGCCAAGGCATTTTACAGGCATTTCAGCGATTTTTTGGTTGAGATCATAAAAGTGATCAGCCTTCCGCAAAAGAGACTCGACAAACGCGTGGTATGGAAAAACACAGAGCTTTTTGAGGAGCTTGCCGCAAAGAAAAAGAGCATAGCGCTTGTATCGCCTCATTATGGTAACTGGGAAATGCAAAATAATGTTCCGGACAAGATGCCACACCACCGTTGCATGATCATTTACCGGCCGCTTAAAAGCAAGCTTACAGGCCGCATATCAGCGTATACACGGGAAAAATTCGGAGCTATTATGATTCCGATGGAGAATATTTTCAGGGAAGCCATGAAAACAAAAGCCGAAGGAAAGTTATTCTCAATCTGGTTCCTTGCCGATCAGCGTCCTCCAAGAAACAGCCGATTCTGGACTATTTTTCTGAACCATGAAACTGCTTTTTTCGAAGGCGTTGAAAAAATGTCAAGAAAACTTGAACTGGCTGTTGTGTTTATGAATATAATCAAAACAGGAAGGGGCCGGTATGAAGTTCACCTTGAAAAATTATTTGATAATGCCGCTGCAACCGCTGAAAATGAGGTAACATTGACCTGTGTAAGCAAAATTGAAGAAATGATTAAAAAAGCACCCGAATACTGGCTTTGGTCGCATAAGCGATTCAAGCACAGCAGGCCCGAAGGAACAAATCTGGTAGCGAGATGA
- a CDS encoding glycosyltransferase family 2 protein, whose translation MTNLAVVILNWNGEHYLRKFLPSVISNSDVGETEIIVADNGSTDNSISCLRNEFPGVRIIELKENYGFARGYCKALEQIFANYYLLLNSDVEVTPGWLVPLLAAMEEDPGRGACMPKILSYSQPEYFEYAGASGGFIDRLGYPFCRGRILSVLEKDEGQYNDTRNIFWASGACMMVRASAYEKAGGLDGEFFAHMEEIDLCWRLHRTGHTISVVPASVVFHVGGGTLPNNTPRKLYLNYRNNLFLLFKNLPLVQLIPVVLIRMVLDGMSALVYLLQGSGKFFAAVLRAHGAFYRSIPLLITMRRRMGGTMKTRMFREIYPGSILFHFFVKRKRKFGQLDW comes from the coding sequence ATGACCAACCTGGCTGTAGTTATTTTAAACTGGAACGGGGAACATTATCTCAGGAAGTTTCTGCCTTCTGTAATCAGCAATTCTGATGTGGGCGAAACCGAAATCATTGTAGCTGATAATGGTTCCACGGATAACTCAATTTCCTGTCTGCGGAATGAATTTCCCGGGGTCAGAATTATTGAACTGAAAGAAAATTATGGTTTCGCTCGGGGTTACTGCAAAGCCCTTGAGCAAATATTCGCAAACTATTACCTGCTTTTAAACTCCGATGTGGAAGTTACTCCCGGATGGCTTGTTCCCTTGCTGGCCGCCATGGAAGAGGATCCGGGACGGGGTGCCTGTATGCCCAAAATATTATCCTACAGTCAGCCTGAATATTTTGAATATGCCGGCGCTTCGGGAGGATTCATCGACCGGCTCGGCTATCCTTTCTGCCGCGGCAGAATACTTAGTGTGCTTGAGAAAGATGAAGGTCAGTACAATGATACGCGGAACATCTTCTGGGCATCCGGTGCCTGTATGATGGTAAGGGCTTCGGCTTATGAAAAAGCCGGAGGTCTTGACGGCGAATTTTTTGCCCATATGGAAGAAATTGACCTCTGCTGGCGTTTGCACAGGACGGGCCATACCATTAGTGTTGTACCGGCATCCGTTGTATTTCATGTAGGAGGCGGAACCCTGCCGAATAACACGCCCAGGAAGCTTTATCTTAACTACAGAAACAACCTTTTCCTGCTGTTCAAAAACCTGCCCCTGGTTCAGCTTATTCCTGTAGTGCTGATCAGGATGGTGCTTGACGGAATGTCGGCACTTGTATACCTTTTACAGGGATCCGGTAAATTCTTTGCAGCTGTATTACGCGCCCATGGCGCCTTTTACCGTAGCATACCCCTTTTAATAACTATGAGGAGGAGGATGGGCGGGACAATGAAGACCAGGATGTTCAGGGAAATCTATCCCGGTAGTATCCTGTTTCATTTCTTTGTAAAAAGGAAAAGGAAGTTCGGTCAGTTGGACTGGTGA